A genomic stretch from Salarias fasciatus chromosome 10, fSalaFa1.1, whole genome shotgun sequence includes:
- the LOC115395771 gene encoding protein FAM111A-like, protein MSNEDEHHPTHSIEWCWSDKRPTTITCNKAGTVEDLLKQSSQFRETVEKLKHKELVIVRDGKAISSHFPCSLIKNERLTVKYVKATDKPKKAVSFSARLPRKAPTRELVMFHVLAKGGKNVVRIMRNPALKTKVQEVTVYAYKGEKVKYALRRDGRFLNTIFKKTCALANISTEVNTEMSNLVDGLEGKTFQIIMLNKSSPPESQPIGEDFSESQRSDFEEPQTNSDTQPRSLCHEIPRSEMMQKNLSSQFRDLVKTKKTPASKLSRIQNLFRVEYGQNAQMCREVKTMKRLMDLSDSVCQVRVNGSARGSGFLLFGKFVLTNGHVVKDVYNENQRHLDEKVTVHFSFESLEEVEGGQEEVEEIVGFEYQPDVSGCDWALLRLRTQRALPDGLLAHSGFLPQSGGICIIGHPDGGVKKIDPCLIVKHENHNQVVEKHYNENQGQIHLITSRFFEGVAQSVQQNQQVLTYESCFYFGSSGSPVFDQHCKVVAMHSGGYAYRSSQGQTQSVIEFGYPLSVVIERMIVQAVETERFDVLKEYMACGCAQQQTIMACMKKLIESRNLARLRNAVNNAVSSSVTVEDESLKVFFELVLQKDETVPMEIN, encoded by the exons ATGAGCAAT GAGGATGAGCACCATCCAACTCACTCCATCGAGTGGTGCTGGAGCGACAAGAGACCCACCACCATCACCTGCAACAAGGCGGGAACAGTAGAGGATCTGCTGAAGCAAAGCTCACAGTTCAGGGAGACAGTAGAGAAGCTCAAGCACAAAGAGCTGGTTATTGTCAGGGATGGAAAAGCTATCAGTTCACACTTTCCCTGCAGTTTGATAAAGAATGAGCGTCTGACTGTGAAGTACGTCAAAGCCACAGACAAACCAAAGAAAGCTGTGAGCTTCTCTGCTCGTCTCCCCAGGAAGGCTCCGACTCGGGAGCTGGTGATGTTTCACGTGTTGGCAAAGGGAGGTAAAAATGTTGTGAGAATCATGAGAAATCCAGCGCTGAAAACCAAAGTTCAGGAGGTCACGGTTTACGCGTACAAAGGAGAGAAAGTCAAGTATGCTTTAAGACGAGATGGACGCTTTCTCaacaccattttcaaaaaaacctGTGCGCTGGCGAACATCAGCACTGAGGTGAACACTGAGATGTCCAACCTTGTTGATGGGCTGGAGGGGAAAACCTTCCAGATCATAATGCTCAATAAGTCCAGTCCGCCTGAAAGTCAACCTATTGGTGAGGATTTTAGTGAATCTCAGCGGTCTGACTTTG AAGAACCTCAGACTAATAGTGACACACAACCAAGATCACTGTGCCATGAGATACCAAGATCAGAAATGATGCAAAAGAATTTGTCTTCACAGTTTCGAGATTTAGTGAAAACCAAGAAGACTCCAGCTTCGAAGCTTTCCAGAATTCAGAATCTCTTCCGGGTGGAGTACGGACAAAATGCTCAGATGTGCAGGGAGGTGAAAACCATGAAGAGACTGATGGATCTGAGTGATTCAGTGTGTCAGGTGAGAGTCAACGGCAGCGCACGAGGAAGTGGATTCCTCCTGTTTGGAAAGTTTGTGCTGACAAATGGCCATGTGGTTAAAGATGTCTATAATGAGAATCAAAGGCACCTTGATGAGAAGGTGACTGTTCATTTCTCTTTTGAGagcctggaggaggtggagggagggcaggaggaggtggaggagatcgTCGGATTTGAATACCAGCCTGACGTGTCGGGATGTGACTGGGCTTTGCTCAGGCTCAGAACCCAGCGGGCATTACCCGACGGCCTTTTGGCACACTCTGGGTTTCTTCCACAAAGCGGTGGAATTTGCATTATTGGGCATCCAGATGGTGGCGTAAAGAAAATCGATCCGTGTTTGATCGTTAAACATGAGAACCACAACCAGGTTGTGGAGAAGCATTACAATGAAAATCAAGGGCAGATCCACCTGATTACCTCTCGTTTCTTTGAGGGTGTGGCGCAGTCTGTTCAACAGAACCAACAGGTTCTGACCTACGAGTCTTGCTTCTATTTTGGCTCGTCCGGCTCCCCGGTTTTTGACCAACACTGCAAAGTTGTTGCGATGCATTCAGGTGGATATGCCTACCGCAGCTCACAGGGTCAAACCCAGAGTGTCATAGAGTTTGGCTATCCTTTGTCTGTGGTCATCGAACGTATGATCGTCCAGGCCGTGGAGACGGAGCGGTTCGATGTGTTGAAGGAATACATGGCATGCGGTTGTGCTCAGCAGCAAACCATCATGGCCTGCATGAAAAAACTGATTGAGAGCAGGAACCTTGCAAGATTGAGGAATGCAGTCAACAATGCAGTCAGCAGTTCAGTCACGGTGGAGGACGAGAGCTTGAAGGTGTTCTTTGAACTGGTCCTTCAGAAAGATGAAACTGTGCCAATGGAAATAAACTGA